Proteins from one Gimesia maris genomic window:
- the metG gene encoding methionine--tRNA ligase yields the protein MTQRRILVTAALPYANGDIHIGHLVEYIQTDIWVRFQKLRGHACRFFCADDTHGTAIMIRARQEGRSEEALIADVQQKHITDFAGFNIEFDNYGSTNSEQNRKLCYEIWEALRTADLVVEKEVTQLFDVQENTFLADRFVKGTCPKCKAPDQYGDNCDKCGSTYTPADLADPISTLSNTTPELRTASHLFVRIEDLHGFLVEWTQSGEHLQSEVANYLKGHFLGDPLRDWDISRPAPYFGFEIPDSPGNYWYVWFDAPIGYIASTLEWCEKHGEDFDQWWKNPETEVHHFIGKDITYFHTLFWPAMLKTAGFNLPEKVHIHGFLTVDGEKMSKSKGTFVKAATYLNHLDPACLRYYYASKLGPRLDDLDLNLDEFIQKVNSDLVGKVVNLASRSAKFVAKTGLSAAYPEDGGLFAHAASRSDAIAAAYEACDYNGAMREILALADRANKFWDDKKPWEVKKDGSRQAELQDICTISLNLYQQIVIYLTPVLPQLSEQTGALLNDPIVNWDQAQTPLAGTAVNKFQHMFKRIEEKQVQAMTEEAREDVAAAESEAAASQWNDSGEALEQEPMSEECTIDDFVKVDLRVARIVEANSVPEANKLLQLTLSLGGDERRNVFAGIKSAYNPEELVGRLVICCANLKPRKMRFGTSEGMVLASGPGGKDVFLLSPDEGAVPGQRVH from the coding sequence ATGACCCAACGTCGCATCTTAGTCACCGCGGCTCTGCCATACGCCAACGGTGATATTCACATCGGCCACCTTGTGGAATACATCCAGACAGACATCTGGGTGCGGTTCCAGAAACTGCGCGGCCACGCCTGCCGCTTCTTCTGTGCTGACGATACGCATGGAACAGCGATTATGATCCGCGCCCGCCAGGAAGGCCGATCGGAAGAAGCGCTGATCGCTGATGTTCAGCAGAAACACATTACTGACTTCGCCGGTTTCAACATCGAATTCGATAATTACGGCAGCACCAACAGCGAACAGAATCGCAAGCTGTGTTACGAAATCTGGGAAGCATTACGCACCGCTGACCTGGTCGTTGAGAAAGAAGTGACTCAGCTGTTCGACGTACAGGAAAATACATTTCTGGCCGATCGCTTTGTCAAAGGGACCTGTCCCAAATGTAAAGCCCCCGATCAGTATGGCGACAACTGCGATAAATGCGGCAGCACCTACACACCCGCCGACCTGGCTGATCCGATCAGTACGCTGTCGAATACCACGCCCGAACTGCGTACCGCCAGCCATCTGTTTGTCCGCATTGAAGACCTGCACGGCTTCCTGGTTGAATGGACGCAGTCAGGCGAACATCTGCAGTCCGAAGTCGCCAACTATCTGAAAGGGCACTTCCTGGGTGACCCACTGCGTGACTGGGATATCTCCCGCCCTGCGCCTTACTTCGGATTTGAAATTCCGGACAGCCCCGGTAATTACTGGTACGTCTGGTTCGACGCGCCCATCGGTTACATCGCCTCCACCCTCGAATGGTGTGAAAAGCACGGCGAAGACTTCGACCAGTGGTGGAAGAACCCCGAAACCGAAGTGCATCACTTCATCGGCAAAGACATTACTTATTTTCATACGCTGTTCTGGCCCGCCATGCTGAAAACAGCTGGTTTCAATCTGCCTGAGAAAGTCCACATTCACGGATTCCTGACCGTGGATGGCGAAAAAATGTCCAAATCCAAAGGGACCTTCGTCAAAGCGGCGACGTATCTGAATCACCTCGATCCCGCTTGCCTGCGTTACTATTACGCTTCCAAACTGGGACCGAGACTGGATGACCTGGATCTGAACCTGGATGAATTCATTCAGAAAGTGAATTCCGATCTGGTCGGCAAGGTGGTCAACCTGGCGAGTCGCTCGGCAAAGTTCGTGGCGAAGACGGGCCTGTCTGCTGCCTATCCAGAGGACGGCGGTCTGTTCGCGCACGCCGCCAGCCGCAGCGATGCGATTGCCGCCGCTTATGAAGCCTGTGATTACAATGGCGCAATGAGAGAAATTCTCGCGCTGGCGGATCGCGCCAATAAATTCTGGGACGACAAAAAACCCTGGGAAGTAAAAAAAGATGGAAGTCGTCAGGCAGAGCTTCAAGATATTTGTACTATATCGCTCAATCTCTATCAGCAGATTGTGATCTATCTGACCCCGGTTCTGCCGCAGCTCTCCGAGCAGACCGGCGCACTGTTGAATGATCCGATTGTAAACTGGGATCAGGCACAGACTCCATTGGCAGGAACGGCCGTCAATAAATTCCAGCATATGTTTAAACGAATAGAAGAAAAACAGGTACAAGCCATGACTGAAGAAGCAAGAGAAGATGTTGCCGCTGCTGAAAGTGAAGCAGCAGCCTCACAATGGAACGACAGCGGAGAGGCCCTTGAGCAGGAGCCGATGTCGGAAGAATGCACGATTGATGATTTCGTCAAAGTTGATCTGCGCGTCGCCCGGATTGTGGAAGCAAACTCGGTTCCCGAAGCCAATAAGCTGCTGCAGCTGACGCTCAGCCTGGGAGGCGATGAACGCCGCAATGTGTTTGCCGGCATCAAGAGTGCGTATAACCCGGAAGAACTGGTCGGTCGGCTGGTGATCTGCTGTGCCAACCTCAAGCCCCGCAAAATGCGGTTTGGTACGAGCGAAGGTATGGTGCTGGCCTCTGGACCGGGTGGGAAAGACGTCTTTCTACTCTCGCCGGACGAAGGGGCAGTCCCCGGTCAACGCGTACATTAA